The Prunus persica cultivar Lovell chromosome G7, Prunus_persica_NCBIv2, whole genome shotgun sequence genome has a segment encoding these proteins:
- the LOC18771868 gene encoding calcium-dependent protein kinase 8, producing the protein MGNCCVTPQTGSPLKDKKNRKNPFAIDYPGNQGNGGIKLSVLKDPTGVEIEQRYELGRELGRGEFGITYLCIDKATNDKFACKSISKNKLRTAVDIEDVRREVEIMKHLPKHPNIVSLKDTYEDDHAVHLVMELCEGGELFDRIVSRGHYTERAAAAVTKTIVEVVQMCHKHGVMHRDLKPENFLFANKKETAALKAIDFGLSVFFKPGEKFNEIVGSPYYMAPEVLRRDYGPEVDVWSAGVILYILLCGVPPFWAETEQGVAQAIIRSVVDFKRDPWPKVSDNAKDLVKKMLNPDPKRRLTAQEVLDHPWLLNAKKAPNVSLGETVRARLKQFTVMNKLKKRALKVIAEHLSMEEVAGIQEGFKLMDTTNKGKINIDELRVGLHKLGHQIPDGDLQIMMEAGDVDNDGCLDYGEFVAISVHLRKMGNDEVHLRKAFQFFDRNKSEYIEIEELREALATEVDDNFEDVINAIIHDVDTDKDGRISYEEFAAMMKAGTDWRKASRQYSRERFNSLSLNLIKDGSFDEKKVIR; encoded by the exons atGGGTAATTGTTGTGTGACCCCTCAAACGGGTTCACCGTTGAAAGACAAGAAGAACAGGAAGAACCCATTTGCAATAGACTACCCCGGCAACCAGGGCAATGGAGGCATCAAGCTCTCTGTGCTGAAAGACCCAACTGGCGTTGAAATCGAGCAAAGATACGAACTGGGTCGCGAGCTCGGCCGAGGAGAGTTTGGAATTACATATCTTTGCATCGATAAGGCAACCAACGATAAATTTGCTTGTAAATCGATTTCGAAGAATAAGCTGAGGACAGCTGTGGATATCGAGGATGTAAGGAGAGAAGTTGAGATCATGAAGCATTTGCCTAAGCACCCCAACATAGTGAGCTTGAAAGACACATATGAGGATGACCATGCTGTCCATCTTGTCATGGAGCTCTGTGAGGGTGGTGAGTTGTTCGATCGAATCGTTTCCAGAGGCCACTACACAGAGCGCGCGGCTGCCGCCGTCACGAAGACTATTGTGGAAGTTGTTCAG ATGTGCCACAAGCATGGTGTGATGCATCGGGATCTCAAACCCGAGAACTTTTTGTTTGCAAACAAGAAGGAAACAGCTGCTTTAAAGGCAATCGACTTTGGGTTGTCAGTGTTCTTTAAACCAG GTGaaaaatttaatgaaattgtTGGAAGTCCATATTACATGGCCCCTGAGGTGCTAAGGCGCGATTATGGTCCTGAAGTAGATGTGTGGAGCGCTGGAGTTATACTTTACATCTTACTATGTGGAGTTCCACCTTTTTGGGCAG AAACTGAACAGGGAGTTGCACAAGCAATTATACGGTCTGTTGTAGATTTTAAGAGAGACCCCTGGCCTAAGGTTTCTGATAATGCAAAAGACCTTGTGAAGAAGATGCTTAATCCTGACCCAAAGCGGAGGCTTACAGCCCAGGAAGTTCTAG ATCATCCTTGGTTACTAAATGCAAAGAAAGCTCCAAATGTTTCTTTAGGTGAAACTGTGCGGGCGAGGCTCAAGCAATTCACTGTAATGAACAAGCTCAAGAAGAGAGCACTGAAG GTTATAGCTGAGCATTTGTCAATGGAGGAAGTTGCTGGCATACAGGAGGGATTTAAGCTCATGGATACTACCAACAAGGGCAAGATTAACATTGATGAGCTGAGAGTTGGGTTGCATAAACTTGGCCACCAGATTCCTGATGGAGATCTTCAAATTATGATGGAAGCT GGTGATGTTGATAATGATGGATGTCTGGACTATGGAGAATTTGTAGCCATTTCTGTTCACCTAAGAAAGATGGGCAATGATGAGGTGCACCTTCGCAAAGCATTTCAATTCTTTGATCGAAACAAAAGTGAGTATATTGAGATTGAGGAGCTGCGAGAAGCCTTGGCTACTGAAGTTGACGACAACTTTGAAGATGTTATTAATGCCATTATTCATGACGTGGATACAGACAAG GATGGACGAATAAGTTACGAGGAGTTTGCTGCTATGATGAAGGCCGGCACAGATTGGAGGAAGGCTTCAAGGCAGTACTCACGAGAGCGGTTCAATAGTCTAAGTTTGAACTTGATCAAGGATGGATCATTTGATGAGAAAAAAGTGATTAGATGA
- the LOC18770785 gene encoding putative B3 domain-containing protein At5g66980 encodes MGRKPTKPSPKIPSFFKVLVGEFSQRLSIPPAFMYHVNGRLSPKCTLRDPSGDCWTVGLEVRGDRFFFHEGWQRFVKDHSLEIANVLVFDYDGKSKFDVTLYDPIGSEKELEPAKKRRGNRARVKEEIIELDTEEPDKDSEEDARMSNIRKRKSFKSGKRIARTDGGNETSNAPIVFRSKHLCFIRAMRKNRYRMNFPKELAVAKGLIRKKSVRVEDPHGISWDVKLRLDEKEHNGGRLLMTKGWSECCYANNISLGDTLVFELVNAMHGGMKMHIFRGNSYVVLDASCVKYQGYVVENLALQ; translated from the exons ATGGGTAGAAAACCAACTAAGCCTTCACCAAAGATACCATCATTTTTCAAGGTCCTGGTTGGTGAATTCTCTCAGCGTTTG AGTATACCACCTGCATTTATGTACCATGTCAATGGACGATTGTCTCCCAAATGTACTCTTAGAGATCCTAGTGGAGACTGTTGGACAGTGGGTTTGGAAGTGAGAGGGGatagatttttcttccatGAGGGTTGGCAGCGTTTTGTGAAGGACCATTCTTTGGAAATTGCaaatgttttggtttttgattATGATGGCAAGTCCAAGTTTGATGTCACACTGTATGATCCAATTGGCTCTGAGAAGGAGTTAGAACCAGCCAAGAAGAGAAGGGGAAATCGAGCTCGAGTAAAGGAGGAGATCATTGAGCTTGACACTGAAGAACCTGACAAGGACAGTGAAGAAGATGCTCGTATGTCAAACATAAGGAAGC GCAAGTCTTTCAAGTCTGGAAAGAGGATTGCAAGAACTGATGGTGGGAATGAAACATCAAATGCACCTATTGTGTTCAGATCGAAGCATCTATGCTTCATTCGAGCTATGAGGAAGAACCGCTATCGCATG AATTTTCCGAAGGAGCTGGCTGTGGCTAAAGGTCTCATTAGAAAGAAGAGTGTAAGGGTTGAAGACCCACATGGGATATCATGGGATGTTAAACTAAGGCTTGATGAAAAAGAACATAACGGTGGTCGTTTGCTCATGACAAAAGGGTGGTCAGAATGTTGTTATGCAAACAACATTTCACTTGGGGACACACTGGTTTTTGAGCTTGTCAACGCCATGCACGGTGGAATGAAAATGCATATTTTCCGAGGAAATAGTTATGTTGTATTGGATGCCTCTTGTGTCAAGTATCAGGGCTATGTAGTTGAGAACCTGGCATTGCAGTGA
- the LOC18769429 gene encoding pentatricopeptide repeat-containing protein At1g56690, mitochondrial codes for MRVRFILSRKYCTSIAISSNSQISRYARLGQIEKARRVFDQMPDKTIVSWNSIVAGYFQSNQPGEARKLFDRMLERNTVSWNGLISGYVKNGMIIEARKVFDSMPERNVVSWTSMVRGYVQEGIISEAESLFWQMPERNVVSWTVMLGGLIQEGRIDEARRLYDMMPEKDVVTRTNMIGGYFQVGRLAEAREIFDEMPRRNVVSWTTMVSGYVHNNQVDVARKLFEVMPEKNEVSWTAMLIGYTQCGRIEEASELFHAMPDKSVVACNAIILGYGQNGEVAKAREVFDNMRERDDRTWSAMIKVYERKGFELEALDLFTLMQRESVRPNFPSLISVLSVCGSLASLDYGRQIHAQLVRNQFDHDVYVASVLMTMYVKCGNLVKANQVFNRFAAKDIVMWNSMITGYAQHGLGEKALQIFQEMCSLGISPDEITFIGVLSACSYSGKVEQGLEIFETMKSKYQVEPRTEHYACMVDLLGRAGKVKEAMDLIKKMPVEADAIVWGALLGACRQHMKLDLAEVAAKKLTELEPNKAGPYVLLSNIYASQGRWHDVAELRKNMRTRSVSKSPGCSWIEVEKNVHMFTGGESTGHPDHAMIMRMLEKLGVLLREAGYCPDASFVLHDLEEEEKAHSLGYHSEKLAIAYGLLKVPQGMPIRVMKNLRICGDCHSAIKLISKVMGREVILRDANRFHHFKDGLCSCRDYW; via the coding sequence ATGCGGGTTCGGTTTATTCTATCTCGGAAATACTGCACTAGTATTGCAATTTCTTCCAATTCTCAAATTTCTCGGTATGCTCGGCTTGGCCAAATTGAGAAAGCCCGAAGGGTGTTTGATCAAATGCCTGACAAAACTATTGTGTCTTGGAACTCAATAGTTGCAGGTTACTTCCAAAGTAATCAGCCAGGAGAAGCCCGAAAACTGTTTGATAGAATGCTGGAGAGGAATACGGTTTCTTGGAACGGTTTGATATCCGGTTATGTCAAGAATGGGATGATTATTGAGGCTAGGAAAGTGTTTGATTCGATGCCCGAAAGGAATGTTGTATCGTGGACTTCGATGGTTAGGGGGTATGTTCAAGAGGGTATAATTTCAGAGGCTGAATCACTCTTTTGGCAGATGCCTGAAAGGAATGTTGTTTCATGGACAGTGATGTTGGGTGGCCTGATTCAAGAGGGTCGGATTGATGAGGCTCGTAGGCTTTATGATATGATGCCCGAGAAGGATGTGGTTACAAGGACTAATATGATTGGTGGGTATTTTCAAGTTGGCCGTTTGGCAGAAGCACGTGAGATTTTTGATGAGATGCCACGAAGGAATGTTGTTTCCTGGACTACAATGGTATCTGGGTATGTGCATAACAACCAGGTGGATGTTGCTAGAAAGCTTTTTGAAGTGATGCCAGAGAAAAATGAGGTTTCATGGACGGCAATGCTAATAGGTTACACTCAGTGTGGACGGATTGAAGAGGCTTCAGAGCTTTTTCATGCCATGCCGGATAAGTCAGTTGTTGCTTGTAATGCAATAATACTTGGGTATGGCCAAAATGGAGAGGTAGCTAAAGCAAGGGAAGTTTTTGATaatatgagagagagggatGATCGGACATGGAGTGCGATGATTAAAGTTTATGAACGGAAAGGTTTTGAATTGGAAGCACTGGACTTGTTTACTTTGATGCAAAGAGAAAGTGTTAGGCCGAATTTCCCTTCTTTGATAAGCGTTCTATCTGTTTGTGGCAGCTTGGCCAGCCTTGATTATGGTAGACAAATTCATGCCCAGTTGGTGAGAAACCAATTTGATCATGATGTATATGTTGCCTCGGTTTTGATGACAATGTATGTTAAATGTGGTAACCTTGTGAAGGCAAACCAGGTGTTTAACAGGTTTGCTGCGAAGGATATAGTTATGTGGAACTCAATGATCACTGGTTATGCCCAACATGGTTTAGGAGAGAAAGCTTTACAAATTTTCCAAGAGATGTGCTCCTTGGGCATATCACCGGATGAGATAACCTTTATTGGAGTTCTTTCAGCATGTAGCTATAGTGGGAAGGTAGAACAAGGTCTTGAAATTTTTGagacaatgaaatcaaagtacCAGGTGGAGCCAAGAACTGAACATTATGCTTGTATGGTTGATCTGCTTGGTCGAGCAGGAAAGGTAAAGGAGGCAATGgatttaattaagaaaatgcCAGTTGAGGCAGATGCCATTGTTTGGGGTGCCTTATTAGGTGCATGCAGACaacacatgaaattggatttggCAGAAGTTGCAGCGAAGAAACTTACAGAACTTGAGCCCAACAAAGCAGGGCCTTATGTCTTGCTatcaaatatttatgcatcACAGGGTAGATGGCATGATGTCGCAGAGCTGAGGAAAAACATGAGAACAAGAAGCGTTAGCAAGTCTCCTGGCTGTAGCTGGATTGAGGTGGAGAAAAACGTTCATATGTTTACTGGGGGAGAGAGCACGGGACACCCGGACCATGCGATGATCATGAGAATGTTAGAGAAACTAGGTGTATTGTTAAGAGAAGCTGGTTACTGCCCTGATGCCAGCTTTGTATTGCATGatttggaggaagaagaaaaggcacACAGCTTAGGTTATCACAGTGAGAAACTGGCCATAGCATATGGACTCTTGAAGGTACCCCAAGGGATGCCCATTCGGGTGATGAAGAATCTTCGCATTTGTGGTGACTGCCATTCtgcaattaaattaatatccaAAGTTATGGGAAGAGAGGTCATATTGAGGGACGCCAACAGATTTCATCATTTTAAGGATGGCTTGTGTTCTTGCAGAGACTATTGGTGA
- the LOC18771129 gene encoding uncharacterized protein LOC18771129: protein MEMATCSFHSSSFTLPNPNSNPRTSLSSTLPLSKQLFGFSLPSSSTVKTTTLKLRTRNPKPFSTHPPIKCSVSEATEAATAERRRKLMRRSDIRNIAIVAHVDHGKTTLVDAMLRQSKVFRDNQFVQERIMDSNDIERERGITILSKNTSITYKDSKINIIDTPGHSDFGGEVERILNMVEGILLVVDSVEGPMPQTRFVLKKALEFGHAVVVVVNKIDRPSARPDFVINSTFELFIELNATDEQCDFQAIYASGIKGKAGLSADNLADDLGPLFESIMRCIPGPAIDKDGSLQMLATNIEYDEHKGRIAIGRLHAGILKKGMDVKVCTSEDSCRFARVSELFVYEKFSRVPAESVEAGDICAVCGINDIQIGETIADKTNGTPLPAIKVEEPTVKMAFSINTSPFVGREGKYVTSRNLRDRLSRELERNLAMKVEDGETADTFIVSGRGTLHITILIENMRREGYEFMVGPPKVINKRVNDKLLEPYEIATVEVPEEHMGAVVELLGKRRGQMFDMQGVGSEGTTFLKYKIPTRGLLGLRNAILTASRGTAILNTIFDSYGPWAGDMSTRDLGSLVAFEGGTSTSYAISSSQERGQLFIGPGVEVYKGQIVGIHQRPGDLSLNVCKKKAATNIRSNKDVTVILDTPLDYSLDDCIEYIQEDELVEVTPSSIRMCKNPKFSKKSNR, encoded by the exons ATGGAGATGGCAACCTGCAGCTTCCACAGCTCCTCTTTCACCCTCCCAAACCCTAACTCTAACCCTCGAACCAGCCTTTCCTCTACTCTTCCACTCTCCAAGCAACTCTTCGGTTTCAGCTTACCTTCTTCTTCAACGGTCAAAACCACCACACTCAAACTCCGTACCcgaaacccaaaacccttctCCACTCACCCACCAATCAAATGCTCCGTCTCTGAAGCCACCGAAGCCGCCACCGCAG AAAGGAGGAGAAAGTTGATGAGGAGAAGTGACATAAGGAATATAGCAATTGTGGCGCATGTTGATCATGGAAAGACAACTTTGGTTGATGCAATGTTGAGGCAATCAAAg GTGTTTCGCGATAACCAATTTGTTCAGGAAAGGATAATGGACTCAAATGATATAGAGCGTGAAAGGGGAATTACTATACTAAGCAAAAATACATCTATTACGTATAAAGATTCAAAGATTAATATAATTGATACTCCTGGCCATTCTGATTTTGGAGGCGAAGTCGAACGGATCCTCAATATGGTGGAAGGGATTCTTCTAGTG GTAGATTCTGTTGAGGGCCCAATGCCGCAGACAAGATTTGTTTTGAAGAAGGCTCTAGAATTTGGCcatgctgttgttgttgttgtcaaTAAGATTGATAGGCCTTCAGCTCGTCCAGATTTTGTCATCAATTCCACTTTTGaactctttattgaattaaatGCGACTGATGAACAG TGTGATTTCCAAGCAATATATGCTAGTGGGATTAAAGGAAAGGCAGGGTTGTCAGCGGATAATTTGGCAGATGATCTTGGGCCCCTTTTTGAGAGCATAATGAGATGCATACCTGGACCTGCTATCGACAAAGATGGTTCACTGCAAATGCTT GCTACAAATATCGAGTATGATGAACACAAAGGGCGAATAGCTATTGGACGCTTGCATGCTGGGATTCTGAAGAAGGGGATGGATGTGAAG GTATGCACCTCAGAAGATTCATGTCGATTTGCAAGAGTTAGTGAGCTCTTTGTGTACGAGAAGTTCAGTAGGGTTCCTGCAGAAAGTGTGGAGGCTGGTGATATATGTGCTGTTTGTGGAATTAATGATATTCAG attGGCGAGACAATTGCTGATAAGACCAATGGGACACCATTACCTGCAATTAAGGTGGAGGAACCAACTGTGAAAATGGCTTTCTCTATAAACACTTCACCATTTGTTGGACGCGAG GGGAAGTATGTTACGAGTAGGAACTTACGAGATCGTCTTTCTCGTGAGCTTGAGCGTAACTTGGCTATGAAGGTTGAAGATGGTGAAACAGCAGATACCTTCATTGTTAGTGGACGGGGTACTTTACATATTACCATATTGATAGAGAACAT GCGAAGAGAAGGGTATGAATTCATGGTGGGACCTCCCAAAGTCATTAACAAAAGGGTGAATGACAAGTTGTTGGAACCATATGAG ATTGCCACTGTGGAGGTTCCAGAAGAACACATGGGCGCTGTCGTTGAGCTTCTTGGCAAAAGACGGGGGCAGATGTTTGATATGCAAGGGGTTGG GTCGGAAGGCACAACCTTCCTCAAATATAAAATTCCAACTCGTGGCCTTCTTGGTCTGCGAAATGCAATTTTAACAGCTTCTCGTGGCACTGCGATTCTCAACACAATATTTGATAGCTATGGACCTTGGGCTGGTGATATGAGTACCCGGGATCTGGGCTCACTG GTTGCCTTTGAGGGTGGAACGAGTACTTCTTATGCCATTTCTAGTTCACAGGAGAGGGGGCAGTTGTTTATTGGTCCTGGCGTGGAAGTTTATAAAGGTCAGATAGTTGGCATCCATCAGCGGCCTGGGGACTTATCCCTTAATGTGTGTAAGAAGAAGGCTGCAACAAACATCCGTTCCAACAAAGATGTAACAG TGATTCTTGATACCCCATTGGACTACAGTCTGGATGACTGCATTGAGTATATTCAAGAGGATGAACTGGTGGAGGTTACTCCTTCGAGTATCCGAATGTGCAAAAACCCAAAGTTCTCAAAGAAATCAAACAGGTAG